The Streptomyces laurentii genome contains a region encoding:
- a CDS encoding doxX family protein (DoxX family protein [Streptomyces ghanaensis ATCC14672];~identified by MetaGeneAnnotator; putative), giving the protein MSELSGGLGPALGLLTPLAAAALVGVMINAMVMVTAANGVWVSDNGVEYNIVIAMVALTVAAVGPGRLAVDRLFRWGEGGWTEAAVALVLGGVGAALALSL; this is encoded by the coding sequence GTGTCCGAGCTGTCCGGCGGCCTCGGGCCGGCCCTCGGCCTGCTGACGCCGCTGGCGGCCGCCGCCCTGGTCGGCGTCATGATCAACGCGATGGTCATGGTCACCGCCGCCAACGGCGTGTGGGTGTCGGACAACGGTGTGGAGTACAACATCGTCATCGCCATGGTGGCCCTGACCGTCGCCGCCGTCGGCCCGGGGCGGCTGGCCGTCGACCGTCTCTTCCGCTGGGGCGAGGGCGGCTGGACGGAGGCGGCGGTCGCCCTCGTCCTGGGCGGCGTCGGCGCGGCGCTCGCGCTCAGCCTGTAG
- a CDS encoding multidrug resistance transporter, MFS superfamily (H+ Antiporter protein; TIGR00900;~The Major Facilitator Superfamily (MFS) isa large and diverse group of secondary transporters that includes uniporters, symporters, and antiporters. MFS proteins facilitate the transport across cytoplasmic or internal membranes of a variety of...; cd06174;~identified by MetaGeneAnnotator; putative;~probable multidrug resistance transporter, MFS superfamily [Streptomyces venezuelae ATCC10712];~putative substrate translocation pore), with amino-acid sequence MSATRQETGEKAGDEPAGKPAGKPASGERRLFADLTPLRTSPDFRRLWFGTSVTWVGQGMTALAISLQVYDITRSSFSVGLVGLCSLVPLVVFGLYGGAIADTVDRRKLGLVSSTGLAVLSAVLAVAAFAGFDQVWFLYAIVALQAVCVALSSPARSSMIPRLMPAEQLRAANALNSMTTTFGTLVGPSLGGLVVGLSGYQSAYLIDAIAFSASLYAMWRLPAMPPERAAGADGDKRASVLDGLRFLGTRPNLRMTFFSDFCAMILAHPRALFPAIAVLWYGGDARTTGLLVAAPAFGALLGGVLSGWQGRIHHHGQAILLSVAAWGTAIAAFGLTRNLWLGLCLLVVAGYSDTVSMIFRNTMLQVAAPDEMRGRLQGVFIVVVAGGPRLGDFLAGSVADLASPAVAITGGGLACVLAIGLLGLYGKGFRRYDGRAPVA; translated from the coding sequence GTGAGCGCCACCCGGCAGGAGACGGGGGAGAAGGCCGGGGACGAACCGGCGGGCAAGCCGGCGGGCAAGCCCGCGAGCGGGGAGCGGCGGCTGTTCGCCGACCTCACCCCGCTGCGCACCTCGCCCGACTTCCGCCGGCTCTGGTTCGGCACCAGCGTCACCTGGGTCGGCCAGGGCATGACCGCCCTGGCCATCTCGCTCCAGGTGTACGACATCACCCGGTCGTCGTTCTCCGTCGGCCTCGTCGGACTCTGCTCGCTCGTCCCGCTCGTCGTCTTCGGCCTGTACGGCGGCGCGATCGCCGACACCGTCGACCGCCGCAAGCTCGGCCTCGTCAGCTCCACCGGCCTCGCCGTGCTCTCCGCGGTCCTGGCCGTCGCCGCGTTCGCCGGCTTCGACCAGGTCTGGTTCCTCTACGCGATCGTGGCCCTGCAGGCCGTGTGCGTGGCGCTCAGCTCGCCCGCCCGCAGCTCGATGATCCCCCGGCTGATGCCCGCCGAGCAGCTGCGCGCCGCCAACGCGCTCAACTCGATGACCACGACCTTCGGCACCCTCGTCGGGCCCAGCCTCGGCGGCCTCGTCGTCGGTCTGTCCGGCTACCAGAGCGCGTACCTCATCGACGCCATCGCCTTCTCCGCCTCCCTCTACGCGATGTGGCGGCTGCCCGCGATGCCGCCCGAGCGCGCCGCCGGCGCCGACGGCGACAAGCGCGCCTCCGTCCTCGACGGGCTGCGTTTCCTCGGCACCCGCCCCAATCTGCGCATGACGTTCTTCTCGGACTTCTGCGCGATGATCCTCGCCCACCCCCGCGCGCTGTTCCCGGCGATCGCCGTGCTCTGGTACGGCGGGGACGCCCGGACCACCGGACTCCTCGTCGCCGCACCGGCGTTCGGCGCGCTCCTCGGCGGCGTGCTGTCCGGCTGGCAGGGCCGGATCCACCACCACGGGCAGGCGATCCTGCTGTCCGTCGCCGCCTGGGGCACCGCGATCGCCGCCTTCGGCCTCACCCGGAACCTGTGGCTCGGGCTGTGCCTGCTCGTCGTCGCGGGCTACTCCGACACCGTCTCGATGATCTTCCGGAACACGATGCTGCAGGTCGCGGCCCCGGACGAGATGCGGGGACGGCTCCAGGGCGTGTTCATCGTGGTCGTCGCGGGCGGGCCCCGGCTCGGCGACTTCCTCGCCGGATCCGTGGCCGACCTCGCCAGTCCGGCCGTGGCCATCACGGGCGGCGGTCTCGCCTGTGTCCTCGCCATCGGGCTGCTCGGCCTGTACGGGAAGGGGTTCCGGCGCTACGACGGGCGCGCCCCGGTCGCCTGA
- a CDS encoding amino acid adenylation domain protein (identified by MetaGeneAnnotator; putative;~sequence version:1), with translation MIDMTEWQISDEEGGRLAARWWQWAQSAPEDRGPVADTTGEYAGWQQPDDVWFLAGTYGGRVVRRCEIPAGRPLFLPVLNRCHTKAHSRTPLGLEIARARAYLNGGPIPFRRFTTQPFRMGDRMYLSWGIWAAVTPLLPGQYVLEIDAASTGGFHVDTTYHLTAVQA, from the coding sequence GTGATCGACATGACGGAGTGGCAGATATCCGACGAGGAGGGCGGGCGGCTCGCCGCCCGCTGGTGGCAGTGGGCGCAGTCGGCGCCGGAGGACCGCGGTCCGGTCGCGGACACGACCGGGGAGTACGCGGGCTGGCAGCAGCCGGACGACGTGTGGTTCCTGGCCGGCACGTACGGCGGCCGGGTGGTGCGCCGCTGCGAGATCCCGGCGGGCCGTCCGCTGTTCCTCCCGGTTCTCAACCGCTGCCACACCAAGGCGCATTCGCGGACGCCGCTGGGCCTGGAGATCGCCCGCGCGAGGGCGTACCTGAACGGCGGCCCGATCCCCTTCCGCCGCTTCACCACCCAGCCGTTCCGCATGGGCGACCGCATGTACCTGTCGTGGGGCATCTGGGCCGCGGTCACTCCGCTGCTCCCGGGCCAGTACGTCCTGGAGATCGACGCGGCCTCGACCGGCGGCTTCCACGTCGACACGACGTACCACCTGACGGCGGTCCAGGCGTAG
- a CDS encoding alkylhydroperoxidase (Carboxymuconolactone decarboxylase family; pfam02627;~KEGG: afw:Anae109_3146 alkylhydroperoxidase;~Uncharacterized conserved protein [Function unknown];~alkylhydroperoxidase [Streptosporangium roseum DSM43021];~identified by MetaGeneAnnotator; putative), producing MNFPTVAPKVFKAVLALDAAARAGLDPVLVELVQIRASQLNRCAYCIDYHTTDARKAGEAEARIYQLTAWEESSLYTEKERAALALTEAVTLLPGGVSDEVYDTAARHFDESELAQLIALIFTVNAWNRMNTTTRKTPGAV from the coding sequence ATGAACTTCCCGACCGTCGCCCCCAAGGTTTTCAAGGCCGTCCTCGCCCTCGACGCCGCCGCCCGCGCGGGTCTCGACCCGGTCCTCGTGGAGCTGGTGCAGATCCGTGCCTCGCAGCTCAACCGGTGCGCGTACTGCATCGATTACCACACCACCGACGCCCGCAAGGCCGGTGAGGCCGAGGCCCGGATCTACCAGCTCACCGCCTGGGAGGAGTCGAGCCTCTACACCGAGAAGGAGCGGGCGGCGCTCGCCCTCACCGAGGCCGTCACCCTGCTGCCCGGAGGGGTCTCGGACGAGGTCTACGACACGGCCGCGCGGCACTTCGACGAGTCCGAACTGGCCCAGCTCATCGCGCTGATCTTCACGGTCAACGCCTGGAACCGCATGAACACGACCACCCGCAAGACCCCCGGCGCCGTGTAA
- a CDS encoding acetyltransferase (Coenzyme A binding pocket [chemical binding];~N-Acyltransferase superfamily: Various enzymes that characteristically catalyzethe transfer of an acyl group to a substrate; cl17182;~acetyltransferase [Streptomyces venezuelae ATCC10712];~identified by MetaGeneAnnotator; putative) produces the protein MSDITLRRATADDSRRLTRLVRTSGAYAGEYASMVDGYQVGGAYIEHHPVYVAVDAAGRVLGFYALLLDEAELDLAFVADEAQGRGIGRLLMEHMTGEGRAAGLDSIRVVAHPPAEEFYLRTGARRTGTVPPAGHTHWARPELRFDLTADAA, from the coding sequence ATGTCCGACATCACTCTCCGGCGCGCCACCGCCGACGACTCCCGACGGCTCACCCGGCTCGTCCGCACCTCCGGCGCCTATGCCGGGGAGTACGCCTCGATGGTCGACGGCTACCAGGTCGGCGGCGCCTACATCGAGCACCACCCCGTGTACGTCGCCGTCGACGCGGCCGGCCGTGTCCTCGGCTTCTACGCCCTGCTCCTCGACGAGGCCGAGCTCGACCTGGCCTTCGTCGCCGACGAGGCGCAGGGCCGCGGCATCGGGCGGCTGCTCATGGAGCACATGACCGGGGAGGGGCGGGCCGCCGGGCTCGATTCCATACGGGTCGTGGCCCATCCGCCCGCCGAGGAGTTCTACCTGCGCACCGGCGCCCGCCGCACCGGCACCGTCCCGCCCGCCGGGCACACCCACTGGGCCCGCCCCGAGCTCCGCTTCGACCTCACGGCCGACGCCGCGTGA
- a CDS encoding gntR family transcriptional regulator (Aspartate aminotransferase family. This family belongs to pyridoxal phosphate (PLP)-dependent aspartate aminotransferase superfamily (fold I). Pyridoxal phosphate combines with an alpha-amino acid to form a compound called a Schiff base or aldimine...; cd00609;~DNA-binding site [nucleotide binding];~GntR family transcriptional regulator [Streptomyces avermitilis MA-4680];~Transcriptional regulators containing a DNA-binding HTH domain and an aminotransferase domain (MocR family) and their eukaryotic orthologs [Transcription / Amino acid transport andmetabolism]; COG1167;~Winged helix-turn-helix (WHTH) DNA-binding domain of the GntR family of transcriptional regulators; cd07377;~catalytic residue [active];~homodimer interface [polypeptide binding];~identified by MetaGeneAnnotator; putative;~pyridoxal 5'-phosphate binding site [chemical binding]) — protein sequence MAETWVNSADSGAGHGDSGSAGDGDGDREADPASGVGTDLHLELSGRGSLRSQLTHALRNAVRSGRLAPGTRLPPYRGLARDLGMSRNTVADAYAELVEEGWLSARQGSGTRVAPRAVPHPDQERGPQRRTRQQVPHDLMPSSPDAAAFPRTAWLTSARRAMTAAPHSAFGVADPRGRPELRAALAEYLARARGVRAEPERILICAGFAHGLRLLAAVRGGTLAVESYGLDFHRAAAEQSGMRTVPLTVDAYGARVGELPDTGAHTVLLTPAHQFPTGGPLHAERRAAVVDWARAGGGLIVEDDYDGEFRYDRRAVGAVQGVAPDRVVYIGSASKSLSPALRLGWMVLPGWLVDDVVAAKGVREMWSGVVDQLTLADFIACGAYDRHLRRMRRHYRHRRDLLVRTLAERAPHIRVSGIAAGLHAVLELPEGTEEAALRAARRQGLAMDGLRPYLHPDSAMTPRDGLVIGYGTPMDHAFGAALDTLCLSLPDPEPASDQDPDPASDPASDAASDPDTSPGPGLEEAGPVPTG from the coding sequence ATGGCAGAAACTTGGGTCAATTCCGCGGACTCCGGGGCCGGTCACGGCGACAGTGGCAGTGCCGGTGACGGTGACGGTGACCGTGAAGCGGATCCGGCGAGCGGAGTCGGCACCGACCTCCATCTGGAGCTGTCGGGCCGGGGCAGCCTCCGCTCGCAGCTCACGCACGCGCTGCGGAACGCCGTCCGCTCCGGCCGGCTCGCGCCCGGCACCCGGCTCCCCCCGTACCGCGGACTCGCCCGCGACCTGGGCATGTCCCGCAACACCGTCGCCGACGCGTACGCCGAACTCGTCGAGGAGGGCTGGCTGTCCGCCCGCCAGGGCTCCGGCACCCGGGTCGCGCCGCGCGCCGTCCCCCACCCCGACCAGGAGCGCGGCCCCCAGCGGCGGACGCGGCAGCAGGTCCCGCACGACCTCATGCCCAGTTCGCCGGACGCCGCCGCGTTCCCCCGCACGGCCTGGCTGACCTCGGCCCGGCGGGCCATGACCGCCGCGCCCCACAGCGCCTTCGGGGTGGCCGATCCGCGCGGCCGGCCCGAGCTGCGGGCGGCGCTCGCCGAGTACCTGGCGCGCGCCCGCGGGGTGCGCGCCGAGCCCGAACGGATCCTGATCTGCGCGGGGTTCGCCCACGGCCTTCGCCTCCTCGCCGCCGTGCGCGGCGGCACCCTCGCCGTCGAGTCGTACGGCCTGGACTTCCACCGCGCCGCCGCCGAGCAGTCCGGGATGCGTACGGTGCCGCTGACCGTCGACGCGTACGGCGCGCGGGTCGGCGAACTCCCGGACACCGGCGCGCACACCGTCCTGCTCACCCCCGCCCACCAGTTCCCCACCGGCGGCCCGCTGCACGCGGAGCGGCGGGCGGCGGTCGTCGACTGGGCGCGGGCGGGCGGCGGGCTGATCGTGGAGGACGACTACGACGGCGAGTTCCGCTACGACCGGCGGGCGGTCGGCGCCGTACAGGGCGTCGCCCCGGACCGGGTCGTCTACATCGGTTCGGCCAGCAAGAGCCTGTCCCCGGCGCTGCGGCTGGGCTGGATGGTGCTGCCGGGCTGGCTCGTGGACGACGTCGTCGCCGCGAAGGGCGTCCGGGAGATGTGGTCGGGCGTCGTCGACCAGCTCACGCTGGCCGACTTCATCGCCTGCGGCGCGTACGACCGCCATCTGCGGCGGATGCGACGGCACTACCGGCACCGCCGTGACCTGCTCGTACGGACCCTCGCCGAACGCGCCCCGCACATCCGTGTCAGCGGCATCGCGGCCGGCCTGCACGCCGTACTCGAACTCCCCGAAGGCACCGAGGAGGCGGCGCTGCGGGCGGCCCGCCGGCAGGGCCTCGCCATGGACGGACTGCGCCCCTACCTGCACCCGGACAGTGCGATGACGCCCCGGGACGGGCTCGTCATCGGGTACGGGACGCCGATGGACCACGCGTTCGGCGCGGCCCTCGACACCCTCTGCCTCTCCCTCCCGGACCCGGAGCCTGCTTCGGACCAGGATCCGGACCCTGCTTCGGACCCTGCTTCGGACGCTGCCTCGGACCCGGACACAAGCCCCGGCCCGGGTCTGGAGGAGGCCGGGCCCGTGCCTACAGGCTGA